ATTGTAACTGAGAGCAGAACGCCAATTCCGCCTGTTACCGATGCCGACCGGAAGGCTGCATTCGGCAATTTACAGGGGCATGCGATCACGACAGTGCGATTAATTATCTGGTTCTGCTGGATCAACTGGAATGGCAACGGTCGGATAACACCAACAATTTCAGCTGGAGTTAACAGCTGGATTGGAGGCGACACAGATCGGATTTGGCTAAAGAGTGAAGGTGAACGAAGCAATGGGGAAACGGAGGCGGCTGAAGCGCAGTTACTCTGGGGACATGCGGTTGGCCCATGGTGGGATTTGGTTGCGGGTGTCAGGCAGGATTTCAGACCTGCTTCTGCCCGGACCTGGGCTGCTGTCGGTTTTCAGGGGCTGGCACTCTATAATTTTGAGTCTGAAATTACGGGTTTTGTCAGTAATGGCGGAAAAGCAGCCCTTCGTCTGGGAGGAGAATACGACGTTTTACTGACTAACCGGCTCATACTCCAGCCATCCTATGAGGTGAATTTCTACAGTCAGGATGATGAATCGCGGGGTCGCGGCAGGGGACTGACTGACACAGAGCTGGGGCTCCGGCTGCGCTATGAAATACGCCGTGAGTTTGCACCCTATATAGGCGTTTCCTGGAATCAACTTTACGGGAAAACATCCGATATGGCGAAAAGAGAAGGTGAGAAAGACCATCAGGTAGTATTCCTGGCGGGAGCCAGAATCTGGTTTTAACGCACTGATATAAAACACTCAACTAAACAGGTAAATAAAATGTCGATTTTAAATAAAGCCATTCTTACAGGTGGCCTCGTTATGGGCGTTGCTTTCTCTGCTATGGCCCATCCGGAATTAAAAAGCTCTGTGCCACAGGCTGATTCAGCCGTAGCGGCCCCGGAAAAGATTCAGCTTAATTTCTCGGAAAATCTGACCGTGAAATTCTCAGGTGCAAAATTAACGATGACGGGTATGAAAGGCATGTCATCACATTCTCCGATGCCGGTCGCGGCAAAAGTGGCGCCAGGCGCTGACCCTAAATCGATGGTCATTATTCCGCGAGAGCCTTTACCCGCTGGCACTTATCGTGTTGACTGGCGCGCGGTTTCTTCAGATACGCACCCTATTACCGGTAATTACACCTTTACAGTGAAGTAATATTATGAACGACCTGATTATGATTGTTATTCGTTTTCTTCTTTATCTGGATTTGATGGTAATATTTGGATTGCCATTTTTTCAGATATATGGAATAAGCGGTGTCAGACATGAAACCTATAACCTGACTAATTTCAGGTCGTTTATAACTTTTGCTGTTGTTACAGGCATCATTCTTACTGGCATTAATATGCTCCTGGTATCTAATGCCATGAGTGGAGTAACTGACCTCAGAGAATTATCCATCCATGTTATCGAGATGGTGATAGAAGAAACTGATGTGGGTATTAGCTGGATTGTCAGGCCTCTGTGCCCTGTTTACCACACTCGGTGCTTTGTTCCTTTACACTAATAAGAGAGTATTGTCCTGCCTGCTGATGACGATGAGTGGGGGCGTGGCGCTGGCTACACTTGCCTGGGGAGGACACGCCGTTATGCATGACGGTCTGCATTACTATCTCCATTTTACTGAGCGATCTGACCCATCTCGGCGCTGCAGGTGCCTGGACAGGTGCTCTGGTTGCATTTGCTATCCTGCTGATGCGCAGAAACGAGCATAATGCACAGAGCGTCATTGTGATATCTGACTCCCCTGGCAAAATTTGCCACGGCAGGAACGGTGATTGTTGTAGCCCTGATCCTGGAGTGCGCTGGTCAACTATCTGTATATTGCTGAGGGTAACTTAACTCCCTTATTCAACAGTTCCTGGGGGAGGATATTGCTTGCCAAGACGGCTCTGTTTGTTCTGATGCTTCTTCTGGCTGCAGCAAACCGGTTTCACCTGGGTCCCCGGCTTGAAGTTATGGTCAGGGAAGGGAATTATGATCGCAGCGTTGCCCTGATGCGAAACAGCATCCTGACAGAATTCGTTGTTGCGATTATCATTCTGGGCGCCGTAGCGTGGCTCGGAATGCTTGCTCCGTCTCAGGTCAGCTAGGGGACAGCCAAAGCTCATGCGTGAGATTTTTACTTTCATATCAGCGAGTTGACCATGCAGCGTATTTTAATCGTTGAAGACGAACAAAAAACAGGTCGTTACCTGCAGCAGGGACTGGTTGAGGAAGGCTATCAGGCCGATCTCTTTAATAATGGCCGCGATGGTCTCGGGGCCGCGTCGAAGGGACAGTATGATTTGATAATACTGGACGTGATGCTGCCTTTCCTCGACGGGTGGCAAATCATCAGCGCACTGAGGGAGTCCGGGCACGAAGAACCGGTCCTGTTTTTAACCGCAAAGGACAACGTGCGGGACAAAGTGAAAGGACTGGAGCTTGGCGCAGATGACTACCTGATTAAGCCCTTTGATTTTACGGAGCTGGTTGCACGTGTAAGAACCCTACTGCGCCGGGCACGCTCGCAGGCCGCAACAGTCTGCACCATCGCCGATATGACCGTTGATATGGTGCGCCGGACCGTGATCCGTTCGGGGAAGAAGATCCATCTCACCGGTAAAGAATACGTTCTGCTTGAGTTGCTGCTGCAACGCACCGGAGAAGTGTTACCCAGGAGTCTTATCTCGTCCCTGGTCTGGAACATGAATTTTGACAGTGATACGAATGTGATTGATGTCGCCGTGAGACGTCTGAGAAGTAAAATTGATGATGACTTTGAGCCAAAACTGATCCATACCGTTCGCGGTGCCGGATATGTCCTGGAGATCAGAGAAGAGTGAGGTTCAAAATTTCCCTGACCACACGCCTGAGCCTGATTTTTTCTGCGGTGATGCTTACGGTATGGTGGTTATCAAGTTTTATCCTGATTAGCACCCTTAATGGCTATTTCGATAATCAGGACCGCGATTTTCTGACAGGTAAACTTCAGCTCACCGAAGAGTTTCTTAAAACAGAGACGTTCAGGAACAAAACGGATATTAAGTCATTATCAGAAAAAATAAACGATGCGATGGTGGGGCACAATGGCTTATTCATTTCTATAAAAAACATGGAAAATGAAAAAATTGTTGAACTCTATGCCAAAAATTCTGTTGTTCCAGCGGTCCTGCTTAATAAGTCGGGTGATATTCTCGACTATATGATCCAGACGGAAGAAAATAACACCGTGTACCGCAGTATCTCGCGGCGGGTTGCCGTGACGCCGGAACAGGGTAAAAGCAAACATGTCATCATTACGGTTGCCACGGATACTGGGTATCACACCCTGTTTATGGACAAACTCAGTACCTGGCTGTTCTGGTTCAATATCGGTCTGGTCTTTATTTCTGTTTTTCTGGGCTGGCTGACCACACGTATTGGTCTGAAACCGCTACGGGAAATGACCAGTCTGGCTTCCTCCATGACCGTACACAGCCTGGATCAGCGTCTAAATCCCGATCTGGCTCCGCCGGAAATCTCTGAGACCATGCAGGAGTTCAATAATATGTTTGATCGCCTGGAGGGGGCATTCCGGAAACTGTCAGATTTCTCGTCTGACATCGCGCATGAGCTGCGCACACCAGTCAGTAATCTGATGATGCAGACGCAGTTTGCACTGGCTAAGGAAAGGGATGTTTCGCATTACCGCGAAATTTTATTCGCTAACCTGGAAGAACTGAAAAGGTTGTCACGAATGACCAGTGACATGCTTTTTCTGGCACGTTCAGAGCATGGTCTGCTGCGGCTGGATAAACATGATGTGGATCTGGCAGCCGAACTGAATGAATTACGTGAGTTGTTCGAGCCCCTGGCAGACGAAACAGGAAAGACAATCACGGTTGAAGGAGAGGGCGTTGTTGCCGGAGACAGCGATATGCTCCGACGTGCTTTCAGTAACCTGCTTTCCAATGCAATCAAGTATTCTCCCGATAACACCTGTACAGCGATACACCTTGAGCGTGACAGTGACTGTGTGAACGTGATGATTACGAATACGATGTCCGGCCAGGTTCCCGCTAATCTGGAACGTTTGTTTGACCGGTTCTATCGCGCAGACTCATCAAGGTTCTACAACACGGAAGGCGCGGGGCTGGGATTATCAATTACAAGGTCGATCATTCATGCTCACGGCGGCGAGCTGTCAGCAGAACAGCAGGGGCGTGAAATTGTGTTCAAAGTGCGCCTGTTAATGGATTAATCCCGTTGTTCAGGAGAAACCTGGAAGGTGACAAAATTGTCATCATTCAGTCACGCGATAAACAGAGGCGGTTTTTTATAATTATTCATAAATCAGGAGCAGCGTGATAACACAATCACCTGGTTCCTGGAGTGATGATTAACCCGCCCTGAGATCAACTGCTTTCTCTGTTATAAGCCATTGATTGTTTGGGTATGTAAACACCGGAGACCCAACCATGAAAAAGATTCTCGTATCATTTGTTGCCATTATGGCTGCCGCTTCATCTGCCATGGCTGCAGAGACAATGAACATGCATGACCAGGTAAATAATGCACAGGCACCTGCCCACCAGATGCAGTCATCTGCTGAAAAAAGTGCAATTCAGGGAGACAGCATGACAATGATGGATATGAGCAGTCACGATCAGGCCGCAATGTCCCATGACATGATGCAAAACAGCAATTCTGCTGCCCACCAGGACATGGCTGAAATGCATAAAAAAATGATGAAAGCTAAACCCGGAGCTACCAACGAAACAGCAAAGTCATTTTCTGAAATGAGCGAGCATGAGAAGGCCGCAGCTGTACATGAGAAGGCGAATAATGGTCAGTCTTCCGTTGTTCACCAGCAGCAGGCTGATAAGCATCGCAGTCAGATCACCCAGAATTAACCCGCAGCTCCACTTGTTAGACCCTCATTTGACGCCGAAGTCACTGGCTTACGCTCCCGTCCGGGAGCGTTTTTTTTCCCATATATCAAACTTTAACTCTGAAGAGGTGGAAGTATCTGACCAACACTGTCACGTAACGCCAGATAACTACAAAAACACCTTTTTCCTCCTGTAAATTGCAGTTCCTGCAAGAACATCAAGGCATAATGTTGGAACAGCGTGTGATACACACTTAGCATCATGTTTTGTATGTGTTTTTTTAAAACTTTACAACTTTAAAGTCTTTTTCAGGTTAAAGGATACAACTTTAATGTCTCTACACAGCTGAGGATAAATGACAGGTCATTCATCATTGCGTTTCACGGGCTGACGGTGGCGCCGTCAGTCACGCGTATAACGTCCAGAATATTGCTGGCGGCCACGGTTCCCATCTTGATGTATGACGCTGCGCTGACGCCGCCAATATGCGGCGAAATGATGACGTTATCGACGGTTTGCCATATGTGCGGGGCGGTCAGTGGCTCGCTGGTAAAGCTGTCGAGTGCCGCGCTGTGCAAGGTTCCATCCTTCAGAGCGTGTAACAGGGCTTCATCGTTAATTAACCCGCCGCGCGCCGTGTTAACCAGAATCGCGTTACGTTTACAGTACTTGAGTGTGTCTGCGTTGATCATCTCTCTGTTGTCGTCAGTGAGCGGACAATGCAGGGAGATAACATCGGCACGGGATAAAAGGTCGGGTAAGGTGTTTGCCCGTTCACAACCAGAAGGCATCGTTTTAGCGTAAGGATCATACGCCACAACCTGCATGCCGAATGCCTGCCCCACCTGCGCAACCCGCGAGCCAATTGCCCCCAGGCCGATAAGCCCCAGCGTCATGCCGTCCAGCTCGATCGATTTGTGCGTGGCTTTATCCCAGTACCCGTCGCGCAGACGTTTATCCAGGGTGACCACGGATTTGGCACAGGCAAGAATCAATGCCCAGGTATGTTCTGCAACCGCTGCTGCATTGGCGCCAGGGGCGGAACGAACGGCGATATCACGCGCCGCTGCCGCTGGCTGGTCTATCACGTCAATGCCGCTTCCGTGTTTCGATATAACCTGTAATGCAGGGGCGGCATCCATGATCCTTGCCGTTATCCTGCCGTAACGCACCAGGATGGCCACCGGGTTGTGCTGTTCGCACAGCGTAACCAGCTGATCTTCTGTAGGCTGACGGCCAGCATACACCACGTCAAAGTCACGCAGCATGTTTACAGCCTGGTCCGCCAGGTCGCATCCCGTGACCAGTACAACGCGTTTGCCTTCCATTACAGCGTCTCCCCGTCAGATAACATGCCCGCCTTACGCAGCGCGTCGTTAAGCCAGTGTGGACGTAAATCACCCTCACGAATCGCAGCAAGACGTCGGGTCTCTGTTTCGAGTTTCCCTTTGGCCATGGCGATAACGGCCTGCACTTCATCACGCGGGATCACCACCACACCGTCGATATCCGCGACCACCAGATCCCCGGCTTGCACCGTCGCGCCAGCGATTGAGATAGGGTGATTAACCCGGCCAGGAATTGATTTTGTTGGGCCACAGGGGTTAAGACCGGCGGCGAAGACGGGGTAATGCCCTTTACTCAGGGTATCGGCATCACGTACCGCCCCGTCAATGATGATGCCCGCAATACCGCTTGCCTGGGCCTGCGTTGCCATAATCTCACCGAGCAGCGCACAGGTCAGATCGCCTTTCCCGTCAACAACCAACACATCGCCAGGCTGTGCGACGGCCATGGCGGCATGGATGGCCAGATTATCTCCCGGGCGCACCTCCACGGTAACTGCCGGGCCTGCAACGGCCATGTGAGGCGCGAGCGGTTTGATACGACCATGCAGGGTACCGCGGCGACCGGCAACATCCGCCAGTATGGCGGCCTGATACTCGGCAGCCTGGTGAACCTGTTCAGTCGATACGCGCTCGACCTGACGATTAATCAATGATGTTTCAGATGCGGACATTTATGCCTCCATATTGTTTTACTGTGTACAATGCAGGTGTACATTACGAAACAACTATAGCGGTGTTGCTTTCCCTTTAGCCAGATCTGCAACGGCGTTTGTGATGTAAACACGAAGTGACTCACAAAAATTGAGGTACACTCACTGCCGAGCAGAAAAGGAGATGATGATGGGTAACGAAGGCGTTGTAGCGGTC
The sequence above is a segment of the Enterobacter hormaechei ATCC 49162 genome. Coding sequences within it:
- the pcoC gene encoding copper resistance system metallochaperone PcoC, which codes for MSILNKAILTGGLVMGVAFSAMAHPELKSSVPQADSAVAAPEKIQLNFSENLTVKFSGAKLTMTGMKGMSSHSPMPVAAKVAPGADPKSMVIIPREPLPAGTYRVDWRAVSSDTHPITGNYTFTVK
- the pcoR gene encoding copper response regulator transcription factor PcoR, producing the protein MQRILIVEDEQKTGRYLQQGLVEEGYQADLFNNGRDGLGAASKGQYDLIILDVMLPFLDGWQIISALRESGHEEPVLFLTAKDNVRDKVKGLELGADDYLIKPFDFTELVARVRTLLRRARSQAATVCTIADMTVDMVRRTVIRSGKKIHLTGKEYVLLELLLQRTGEVLPRSLISSLVWNMNFDSDTNVIDVAVRRLRSKIDDDFEPKLIHTVRGAGYVLEIREE
- the pcoS gene encoding copper resistance membrane spanning protein PcoS, with amino-acid sequence MRFKISLTTRLSLIFSAVMLTVWWLSSFILISTLNGYFDNQDRDFLTGKLQLTEEFLKTETFRNKTDIKSLSEKINDAMVGHNGLFISIKNMENEKIVELYAKNSVVPAVLLNKSGDILDYMIQTEENNTVYRSISRRVAVTPEQGKSKHVIITVATDTGYHTLFMDKLSTWLFWFNIGLVFISVFLGWLTTRIGLKPLREMTSLASSMTVHSLDQRLNPDLAPPEISETMQEFNNMFDRLEGAFRKLSDFSSDIAHELRTPVSNLMMQTQFALAKERDVSHYREILFANLEELKRLSRMTSDMLFLARSEHGLLRLDKHDVDLAAELNELRELFEPLADETGKTITVEGEGVVAGDSDMLRRAFSNLLSNAIKYSPDNTCTAIHLERDSDCVNVMITNTMSGQVPANLERLFDRFYRADSSRFYNTEGAGLGLSITRSIIHAHGGELSAEQQGREIVFKVRLLMD
- the pcoE gene encoding copper resistance system metallochaperone PcoE, giving the protein MKKILVSFVAIMAAASSAMAAETMNMHDQVNNAQAPAHQMQSSAEKSAIQGDSMTMMDMSSHDQAAMSHDMMQNSNSAAHQDMAEMHKKMMKAKPGATNETAKSFSEMSEHEKAAAVHEKANNGQSSVVHQQQADKHRSQITQN
- a CDS encoding hydroxyacid dehydrogenase, with the protein product MEGKRVVLVTGCDLADQAVNMLRDFDVVYAGRQPTEDQLVTLCEQHNPVAILVRYGRITARIMDAAPALQVISKHGSGIDVIDQPAAAARDIAVRSAPGANAAAVAEHTWALILACAKSVVTLDKRLRDGYWDKATHKSIELDGMTLGLIGLGAIGSRVAQVGQAFGMQVVAYDPYAKTMPSGCERANTLPDLLSRADVISLHCPLTDDNREMINADTLKYCKRNAILVNTARGGLINDEALLHALKDGTLHSAALDSFTSEPLTAPHIWQTVDNVIISPHIGGVSAASYIKMGTVAASNILDVIRVTDGATVSP
- a CDS encoding RraA family protein, with amino-acid sequence MSASETSLINRQVERVSTEQVHQAAEYQAAILADVAGRRGTLHGRIKPLAPHMAVAGPAVTVEVRPGDNLAIHAAMAVAQPGDVLVVDGKGDLTCALLGEIMATQAQASGIAGIIIDGAVRDADTLSKGHYPVFAAGLNPCGPTKSIPGRVNHPISIAGATVQAGDLVVADIDGVVVIPRDEVQAVIAMAKGKLETETRRLAAIREGDLRPHWLNDALRKAGMLSDGETL